The region GTGAATGAACTTGGGTGTGTTTTCAGCTAAATCAAGGCAACCTGCCCAAGggggagttaaaaaaaatctataaatcaCAAACACTAGCCAATCACATAAAGACCAATCATCTTACTGGCAAATCAAAAGTCCCCATTTAAACCTTACCTGGATTTGGCCCTATGCCCATTTTTCGTAACTGCCTTCTTAACAATGTACTTTCATAAGTGGCTTTAAATTAAAcgcactcacacagacacacacgtgtgtgcatactCAAAAACAGACACTTTATAACAGTTTTTAAAGAAGGATCTCTTTAGCCCAAGAAAGACAATTGCTTGGGAAAAGGAAAGTTTTGCTTCCGAGTTAGCAACCTGTAGAAACAGGATTAGTGGGTGGGATTGAGGTGTGCTCCCAGGCATAAATAGAAGGCTCAGAGCTGTGCTGGCACACTCCGAAGCTCGACCTCCTCCTGGCTGGCTCACACAAGGCAGGTGGGTGGGGCAATCCAGGTAAGGCTCCTGACAATAGCTTTGGAATGCCACTCTGAACAGCGAGATTTGGCCTCTGATTTCTTAGCTAAGTTGCAGGCCATCACCAGAAAGAGAATCTAAGTTTCACAGGGCAATCAAGTAGGGTTTAATGGAATCTCCATTAGAGATTATAGGGGGAATAATGGCATCTCCAGCAGAGGTTCATTGTGGCCTTTCTTCTGCTAGAGCTGGCCgtgttatattcttttttttttttctcaaatttttattatcaaactgatgtacagagaggttacagtatcatacgttgggcattggatacatttcttgtactgtttgttgccttgtccctcatgcccccctccctcccgcctttccctcctcccccctggtgttcagttcacttacaccaaacagttttgcaagtattgcttttgtagttatttctctttttttaccctgtgtctctcgaatttggtattccctttgaatttcctacttccaataccagtaaggcCGTGTTATATTCTTGCACAGGTTCAAAGTGATACTTTCTCTCTTAGGGAACCAGAGGTTCAAGAGTGAGTCAATTCTAGCAGTTTTCAAGCCAGAGACTCGGAATATTCCATATCAATCACCGTCTAAGTCCTTGCTTCTCTTCCACAGGCTAAAGCAAAGACCTCAGCCCCCCTCCTCTGTGAAACTTGCACTCACATTGTCCCAGAAGAATATATTCCTGTAAACCAGgaaattgtttccttttctctacTGGCATGTCTTGTGTTTTCAGTCTTTAAACTCCTGGTCTAGACTGTTAGAGAAGAGCCAGTTATTTTCCTGAGAATAGTAAGAACAAATCACCCCTTGCAAGATCATTTCTTGTTGAGGATAAGAAGACAGGATAGAGCAAGTAGTAAAAAGTGCTAGAGTCAGAATgtccgtgtgtatgtgtgtgtgtgtgtgtgtgtgtgtgtgtgtctgtgtgcaaatTACCATGTTAGTATTGGATTTTAATGAGTATGTGCAGGATGTTTGCAAAGCAGTCTCTTTGTCCCATGAAAACTCAGCAGAGTCAATCTCAGAACGTCACCCCACAGCAGGATGTTTGTACAGCAAGAGTTCTATTAGCCTTCCTTATAGCCTCCTGCCATAAAACACATGTGCTTTCTATCAATAGTTCCAATGTGTAATCTACAGGGCCACAGCAAGGGGCTCCAATACTCATTTGTGCAGAAAGAGTCATCACTGGACTAAAAAAAGTACCTTATTATcaatttcctattctttttttcaaatatatgtaGATACTTCCATAAGTAAAACAGATGTTTGATCATAAATGCAAAGTCATATCTTTCTAAACTGATATTTCAGAGCATAAAAGTTCTTGGGTTTTTTTAATAATAGAAAGATGTCTTCACACTAAGAGAGATGAGTATGGCTGGATTGTAGTATACTTGAGGTGTTCTAGATGAACTTTAGAAGATAAAAATTGTTAGTGGCCACCTCTTTTGAATATAGAAAGTGAGGAGATTATATTCCAGAATTTTGCTTATACctttttttagtatttagcataagaaatgctttaatatttatttttcttccttcctggcctgatGACCAGGATCTTATGTCTTTCTGAGTAAGGAGTTTTGCGGCTATACACTTAGTTGATTAAGTTAATACAAATAATTACTTGGATTTCATAACATAGCAATTTTTTGATTGgtcatggcgcttgaactcagggcctggtcactgtccctgagttcttttgctgaaggctagtgctctgccacttccacagcaccacttctggttttctggtgattaactggagataagaatctcaaggactttcctactgaggctggcttgaacagcaatcctcagattgctaggataacaggtgtaagccaccagcttacacctgggtctgggtgctgtccctgagcttcttttactcagggcaaatgctctaccacttgagccacagtgccccttcctgctttttttttttctcagtagtttattggagataagagtctcacgaagtttcttgggctggctttgagccatagtcctcaaatctcagcctccttggtagctaggattacaaatttaAGCCACTGTCTCCTAGCTTGATGTGGCTTAGTCAATTCAGAGTTAATACAGATCTGAAGGAAATGTGACACTAGGGAGAGACAGTTGGGTGGGTGAAAAGGACAAGACTGGCAGGCTCTAAATGACAGAATGAAAAAATCATTGAATGCATTTACATTCTTTGATAGTAATGTCCCATTTTAACTGAAGGTTAAAGAAGTGTGAAGGCTTAGGGTAATTGTTTCAGGGTAAGAAGTCAGGAGCCAGCACTACCAAATGGCAAGATCAGGAAGTCTTGGTTCTGGAtccatttcataaatatttttagctGGGTgcccatgtaatcctagctatttagatgactgagatgtgaggatgaaaGTCAGTCTGGATAAGAGAAATCTTGAGATtcttgtctacaattaaccactaaaaagttggaagtggtgcctaaagtggtagagcatcagccttgagttgaagcctcaaTAGCAACACACAATTTTTTCTCTCTATAATGAGGCTTTAGGTAAGTGGGAAGAGATATCTCTAAGATACCTGCCAgtactttacttttaaaatataaatttgaagAATCAATTCTCTTATCTATGCATATATCTAATTAGTAATCTATTTCCTTGAAATATCTCtacatttattcatttctatTGTGGATATGTATCTATCTGCTGATAGATAAGAGAACAGACTGTTATCTATAATATAGGGAAATTCCATTAAAGGGAGGGGGTTTTTCTCTCCAATCTTGGGACCTATCTCTGTAGCACCTCAGTTCTTGTCGTTCCACCACTGAGCTAAGACCTCAAATCTTGAGGAGTACtgattccttttttcttgttttccacaTAGTCTTACCATGGAGAAAATTTCAGTGTCAGCATTCTTACTCCTTTTGGCTTTCTCCTACACTTTGGCCAAAGAAACCACTGTCAAACCTGGAGCTAAAAAGGACACCAAGGACTCTCGACCCAAACTGCCCCAGACCCTCTCCAGAGGTAGGTAGGACTCAGCTTTCTAATAGGTTTCCAACTGCTTCTTAGGTgagaaagatttctttcttttttttttttttttttgggccagtcctgggccttggactcagggcctgagcactgtccctggcttcttcccgctcaaggctagcactctgccacttgagccacagcgctgcttctggccgttttctgtatatgtggtgctggggaatcgaacctagggcctcatgtatccgaggcaggcgctcttgccactaggctatatccccagccccgagaaagaTTTCTTAACTCATGGTGCTGAAATATAATGAATAAACATATTTTAGGATGTGTCCTTTCTCagtttattttagtttataattatCTCTACATTCTCCTGAGGCTCTTCTTTTAGTATTAAGTGTATATTTACCTTTACCATTGCTTTTCAACCAGCTTTGGCATGAAATCATAGTGTTAATTAAatatgttggctttttttttaggTTGGGGTGATCAACTTATCTGGACTCAGACATATGAAGAAGCTTTATACAAAGCCAAGACAAGGTAAGTAAGAAGGGTTACACAGAGCTCTCTCACGCTTGCAAGAACGCCATCTAGTGATAGCTAGACATACATGAAATTCTACCCACTGATATTCACaggctctctgtctctttcaGCAACAAACCCTTGATGATCATTCATCACTTGGACGAATGCCCACACAGTCAaggtaatttatttattgccagtcctggggcttgaactcaggacctgaatactgtccctggcttctttttgctcaggctagcactctgccacttgagccacagcgccacttctagctgttttctgtatatgtggtgctggggaatcgaacccagggcttcatgtatacgaggcaagcactcttgccactaggctatatccccagcccaaggtaatttattttaaatatgatttcCTTTATAGGTTTTTAGGTAGTGTCAGAGTTTCGATCAATCATCTTTGTGTCCTTAGATCTTAGCAAGAGTTGAATAAGCAAGATGATTTTAAGCAGGGCTAAGTTTTAATATGATACTAATTAtttggggggggtggcagggaggaatggagggtgatcctggggctcaaactcagggtctgggttttttttttgttcaaggctagcactctaccacttgagccacagctctacttccagctttcttggtagtcaattggaaataagaatctcatgggctttcctgcccagactagcttggaacttcaatcttcagatctcagcctcctatgtagctaggattataggcacgagccaccagcccACGCTTAGTATATAATACAATTTATCTGAcagttttttaaagacaaaattaaagTGATGAGTGGTTTGCAGGGTTTCAGAATTGGGGTGAGGTAAATTGGGAAGGAGTTGAGAAGTGGGTATTATTTTTCAAAGAGCAACATGGATCCTTGTGATGATGGAACTCTCCTGGGAGACCTATAGCTCTTAAAGCCCTTGATTCACTTGTTTCTCTCCAAAGTACAGATTCTCATCTgaaattattatatatttcatTGTGACTTCTTTATGACCTGTCTCCCATAGAACACTGAATTCTATGGAAATAGcgctcacttttcttaattcatTGCACTTTTCACAATGATTAGAATTGCCACAAAGCAGTAACTGAATAAATATGGCTAATAAATGgatagatgaataaatgaataataaaaagaaaattatgtagaTGATAATGGTATGGGTCACAAATCATCTGGTGAAAAGGCAAAGTCTTGTATTTTAACACAATTAAACTTACAGTGTAACATCATTCAACTTAAAATACAGAACAAGGGTTTTAACCAAAGCTGAGATGAATGCATAATGATTTTTTCCCCTTATATTTCAGCTCTGAAGAAAGTGTTTGCTGAAAATAAAGACATCCAGAAACTGGCAGAACAGTTCGTTCTCCTCAATCTAGTCGTAAGTTTACCTTTCATATCTCCAACATAGTTCCTCATGGTTCATTTTCAGAAATGGATGAATCACATTTTCTGTGCATCTTATCAGACCACATTAACTGGGATCTCTTTCCAATATTAGAAGGAAAAGGATAGTTTGTCTTCTTAATAAGCTTTTTCACTTATCTGGTAATAGGCTTGGCTTCTTTGAGAAATGCTATGGGCAGGATATTCTTTGTTGCTCTAACAATGGCAAGGATTTTGTATTTGCAAATTGTTTCCTGTGCCTTTCCTACCCACCCTCAGCTTCTCGATCCCTGTCTCCCCCTCTCTCAAAAGGCAGCTCCCCAGCTGTCCAAATCTACTCATGTCTCTTACACTTGTCATtctcaccatcatcaccaccatcctcCTCCCGATGATATTCAGGTTTTCTAGCTGCAAATTATTTTTACTCCATAAATAAATGGGGTCAATTTTCcttctaaaagtaaaacaacTATGACTATATGTCTCCTTGAGCCTGTCTCCCTCTTTTTCAAAGAACAAGCAACACCCATAATTCTTTCTCACCTCCCTCCATTCACCCCTCTTCCTCTAACCTTATCATCAGAAAATTGAAGAATCTCTActcacttcccttttctttccacattttttATTCTCTATGGACATCATCTATACATACATGTAATCTATTCCTAGGTGCAGATTTCTACATCTTGATCCAAATATGCAACAACTTTCACTTTGTCTTCCCACCCATAACTAGTTTACCTCGTAACTAGTTTAAACATAATGGGTTGCATACTGAAGCAATCACTCTGAGGCTTTCCAAAAAGCTGATCTTTATTCCTATGTCATTAAAAGTGGTACTCCTCTAGATGGTACTCCCTGTTCTCCTATTCTTAAGTTCATAATATTCTTGAAACAGTGCTTCCTTATAAACTCGGGACTATGATTTTAGTGTATGACTTCTGTATTTCACCTACTGTTACATTTCTCCCTATTACAACATAAACCCATCTATCTGACCCTTCATAGTTGCAGAACAATCATTCTATTGTCTTAAGAGAATCTAAAACAGTCACCAAGTTGGGGTCATggtatctcagggcctgggtgctgtccctgagttcttttgatcaaggctagcattctactactttgagccacagcaccaattctacTTTCTGGTGGctaggttaaatggagataagacttttctgcctgggctggctttgaatcatgattgtcagatctcagtctgctgagtagctaggattacaggcatgagccactgtccttTTCAGTGGTTCTTAATTGTCTGAGCAGAGGAAAACATTGGAGCATGTGCACAAGACATGCATGAGTTGACTCCTGAAATAGAACCACCATACACCATACACCATACACTCAGGCATACCTAATTCTTCAGCCCTTCCCAAGCTCCTGGCCAT is a window of Perognathus longimembris pacificus isolate PPM17 chromosome 2, ASM2315922v1, whole genome shotgun sequence DNA encoding:
- the Agr2 gene encoding anterior gradient protein 2 homolog — its product is MEKISVSAFLLLLAFSYTLAKETTVKPGAKKDTKDSRPKLPQTLSRGWGDQLIWTQTYEEALYKAKTSNKPLMIIHHLDECPHSQALKKVFAENKDIQKLAEQFVLLNLVYETTDKHLSPDGQYVPRIMFVDPSLTVRADITGRYSNRLYAYEPADTPLLYDNMNRALKLLKTEL